Proteins found in one Manihot esculenta cultivar AM560-2 unplaced genomic scaffold, M.esculenta_v8 Scaffold66, whole genome shotgun sequence genomic segment:
- the LOC122723041 gene encoding uncharacterized protein LOC122723041: protein MSGASYSVESDPSEGSFEENRERMDVRREIELDVQRKDIGVQVNMDEESVDDTQNKDARISSSGEVDPSILSTAAKRGKKKVRGLKGSKKREFWNKLKSGLGSSSNRDSFRCERCGRLHKGVCLAGTTACFRCGQEGHVVRECRTAPWIAQSQRTFLSRVVQQEAATSDPVVPGTEQRNQREQQ from the exons ATGAGTGGAGCTAGTTATTCTGTGGAATCAGACCCATCTGAAGGATCTTTTGAGGAAAACAGGGAAAGAATGGATGTAAGGAGAGAGATAGAAttagatgtgcaaagaaaggataTAGGAGTGCAAGTGAATATGGACGAAGAGTCTGTAGATGATACCCAGAATAAGGATGCCAGGATCTCtagttcaggagaagttgacCCCTCTATTTTGAGTACAGCTGCTAAAAGGGGGAAAAAGAAAGTCAGAGGccttaaagggtcaaagaagagggagttttggaataagttaaaGTCAGGGTTGGGTTCGAGTTCTAATAGGGATAGCTTTAGATGTGAGAGGTGTGGAAGgctgcataagggagtttgtcttgcagggacaacagcatgttttaggtgtggtcaggagggacatgtAGTTCGTGAGTGTCGTACTGCACCTTGGATAGCTCAGTCTCAGCGGACATTTTTAAGTAGAGTTGTTCAACAGGAGGCAGCCACATCAGACCCAGTAGTGCCAG gcacagaacagaggaaccagagagagcagcagtga